A single Streptomyces sannanensis DNA region contains:
- a CDS encoding PhzF family phenazine biosynthesis protein encodes MNQLDVLRVFCGPDGLHGNALGVVRDGRAVPGASRQSLAAELGFSETVFVDDPERGVLDIYTPSVRLPFAGHSDFVRGYPLASLVGTAWLLDIEELHPPAGEVWARHDGEFTWITARPEWAAGRRTRRYATADEVDALPVPPPGERSEMGVPPDEVWGRTYAWAWEDEAAGLVRARAFPGRIDERGASRSSGAGACAGGIDEDEATGNAALVLSAELGRALNIRQGAGSQILTAPGPDGTIEIGGRVRLVAPAAR; translated from the coding sequence GTGAATCAACTCGACGTGCTGAGGGTCTTCTGCGGCCCGGACGGTCTGCACGGCAACGCCCTCGGTGTCGTACGCGACGGCCGCGCGGTCCCCGGTGCGTCCCGGCAGTCACTCGCCGCGGAACTCGGCTTCAGCGAGACCGTCTTCGTCGACGACCCCGAACGCGGTGTCCTCGACATCTACACCCCCAGCGTGCGCCTGCCCTTCGCCGGGCATTCAGACTTCGTCCGGGGGTACCCACTCGCTTCGCTCGTCGGCACCGCCTGGCTGCTGGACATCGAGGAACTGCATCCGCCGGCCGGTGAGGTGTGGGCCCGTCATGACGGCGAGTTCACCTGGATCACCGCCCGCCCCGAGTGGGCCGCCGGCCGCCGCACCCGGCGGTACGCGACCGCCGACGAGGTCGACGCGCTGCCCGTACCGCCGCCGGGCGAGCGAAGCGAGATGGGGGTTCCCCCGGACGAAGTCTGGGGGAGGACGTACGCCTGGGCCTGGGAGGACGAGGCCGCGGGCCTGGTGCGGGCCAGGGCCTTCCCGGGGCGAATCGATGAGCGCGGCGCCAGCCGCTCCAGTGGAGCCGGTGCTTGCGCCGGGGGCATCGACGAGGACGAGGCGACCGGCAACGCGGCCCTCGTCCTCTCCGCGGAACTGGGCCGTGCGTTGAACATCCGTCAGGGGGCGGGGTCGCAGATCCTCACGGCCCCGGGCCCCGACGGCACGATCGAGATCGGCGGCCGGGTGCGGCTCGTCGCTCCGGCTGCGCGCTGA
- the efeO gene encoding iron uptake system protein EfeO gives MRPARLSVVTAVATLAALTAVTGCAEKADSKDKANGGPIRVTAKDDACEVSTKEFKAGHVELAIENKGSKVTEVYLFFPDGRIVAERENIGPGLKQKLTAEVKPGEYEIACKPGMKGDGIRQKVTVTGDSKAVAKRSPELDAAVAAYRTYVQQQADETMPKATAFAAAVEKGDIEAAKKLYADSRLGWERTEPVAESFGDIDPKVDVREDGLEQGQKWTGWHRLEKALWQDKKIGAEEKALAEQLVTDLTDWQKRVGTAEITPTSMANGAKELLDEVATGKVTGEEEAYSHTDLIDFKGNVEGAQKAYELLKPVASKNDPALTKELDTQFAALNTLLDKYRKDKTSYEFTSYEKVGKDQRKELSDAVNALAEPLSKLAAAVAK, from the coding sequence ATGCGACCCGCCCGCCTCTCCGTTGTCACCGCCGTCGCGACACTGGCCGCTCTGACCGCCGTCACGGGCTGCGCCGAGAAGGCCGACTCCAAGGACAAGGCGAATGGCGGTCCGATCCGGGTGACGGCCAAGGACGACGCCTGCGAGGTCTCCACGAAGGAGTTCAAGGCCGGCCACGTCGAGCTGGCCATCGAGAACAAGGGCTCCAAGGTCACCGAGGTCTACCTCTTCTTCCCCGACGGCCGCATCGTCGCCGAGCGCGAGAACATCGGCCCCGGCCTGAAGCAGAAGCTCACCGCCGAGGTGAAGCCCGGCGAGTACGAGATCGCCTGCAAGCCCGGCATGAAGGGCGACGGCATCCGCCAGAAGGTCACCGTCACCGGCGACTCCAAGGCCGTCGCGAAGCGCAGCCCCGAACTGGACGCCGCGGTCGCCGCCTACCGCACGTACGTGCAGCAGCAGGCCGACGAGACGATGCCGAAGGCCACGGCCTTCGCCGCCGCCGTCGAGAAGGGCGACATCGAGGCCGCCAAGAAGCTCTATGCCGACTCGCGTCTCGGCTGGGAGCGCACCGAGCCGGTCGCCGAGTCCTTCGGCGACATCGACCCGAAGGTCGACGTCCGCGAGGACGGCCTGGAGCAGGGCCAGAAGTGGACCGGCTGGCACCGCCTGGAGAAGGCGCTGTGGCAGGACAAGAAGATCGGCGCCGAGGAGAAGGCCCTCGCCGAGCAGCTGGTCACCGACCTGACCGACTGGCAGAAGCGGGTCGGCACGGCAGAGATCACCCCGACCTCCATGGCCAACGGCGCCAAGGAGCTCCTCGACGAGGTCGCCACCGGCAAGGTCACCGGCGAGGAGGAGGCCTACAGCCACACCGACCTGATCGACTTCAAGGGCAACGTCGAGGGCGCGCAGAAGGCGTACGAGCTGCTCAAGCCGGTCGCCTCGAAGAACGACCCGGCGCTCACCAAGGAACTGGACACCCAGTTCGCGGCGCTGAACACACTGCTCGACAAGTACCGCAAGGACAAGACCTCGTACGAGTTCACCTCGTACGAGAAGGTCGGCAAGGACCAGCGCAAGGAGCTCTCGGACGCGGTCAACGCGCTCGCCGAGCCGCTGTCCAAGCTCGCCGCGGCAGTTGCGAAGTAA
- the efeB gene encoding iron uptake transporter deferrochelatase/peroxidase subunit: MADEKLAENTESESAGTPGEAGSSPSRRSLLGWGGAGLALGAVAAGGAAVALRGDKDDAPMMSAAAAGAAVPFHGAHQAGVATAVQDRLHFAAFDVKTKDREELIRLLKDWTRAAERMTAGQPVGEGAFGGLPEAPPDDTGEALDLKPSRLTLTVGFGPSLFAKGRFGLEAERPEALVDLETFPGDNLDPARSGGDLCVQACADDPQVAVHAIRQLARIGFGKVAIRWSQLGFGKTSSTTPDAQTPRNMMGFKDGTRNISGTDTAALDKHVWVSAKDGADWMTGGSYLVARRIRMHIETWDRAPLQEQEDIFGRDKGEGAPVGKAKEHDEPFLKAMLPTAHVRLAHPDSNNGATILRRGYSFTDGTDGLGRLDAGLFFLAYQRDVRKGFIPVQRSLAKKDALNEYIQHVGSAIFAVPPGVRDKDDWWGRTLFA, encoded by the coding sequence ATGGCTGACGAGAAGCTCGCGGAGAACACCGAGTCCGAGTCCGCGGGGACCCCGGGCGAGGCCGGATCCTCCCCCTCGCGCCGCTCGCTGCTCGGCTGGGGCGGTGCCGGGCTCGCGCTCGGCGCCGTGGCGGCCGGCGGTGCGGCCGTGGCCCTGCGCGGTGACAAGGACGACGCCCCCATGATGTCGGCCGCCGCGGCCGGAGCGGCCGTGCCGTTCCACGGCGCCCACCAGGCCGGTGTCGCCACCGCCGTCCAGGACCGGCTGCACTTCGCCGCGTTCGACGTGAAGACGAAGGACCGCGAGGAGCTGATCCGGCTCCTCAAGGACTGGACGCGTGCCGCCGAGCGCATGACGGCCGGTCAGCCCGTCGGTGAGGGCGCGTTCGGCGGCCTCCCGGAGGCCCCGCCGGACGACACGGGCGAGGCGCTCGACCTGAAGCCGTCCCGGCTGACGCTGACCGTCGGCTTCGGCCCGTCCCTCTTCGCCAAGGGCCGCTTCGGCCTGGAGGCCGAGCGCCCCGAGGCCCTGGTCGACCTGGAGACGTTCCCCGGCGACAACCTCGACCCGGCGCGCAGCGGCGGCGACCTGTGCGTCCAGGCCTGCGCGGACGACCCGCAGGTCGCGGTGCACGCGATCCGCCAGCTGGCCCGTATCGGCTTCGGCAAGGTCGCGATCCGCTGGTCGCAGCTCGGCTTCGGCAAGACGTCCTCGACGACTCCCGACGCACAGACCCCGCGCAACATGATGGGCTTCAAGGACGGCACCCGGAACATCTCCGGCACCGACACCGCCGCCCTGGACAAGCATGTGTGGGTGTCCGCCAAGGACGGCGCGGACTGGATGACCGGCGGCTCGTACCTGGTCGCCCGCCGGATCCGGATGCACATCGAGACCTGGGACCGTGCGCCCCTGCAGGAGCAGGAGGACATCTTCGGCCGGGACAAGGGCGAGGGCGCGCCGGTCGGCAAGGCCAAGGAGCACGACGAGCCGTTCCTGAAGGCGATGCTGCCCACCGCGCACGTCCGCCTCGCGCACCCGGACAGCAACAACGGGGCGACGATCCTGCGCCGCGGCTACTCCTTCACGGACGGCACGGACGGACTGGGCCGGCTGGACGCCGGTCTGTTCTTCCTCGCATACCAGCGTGACGTGCGCAAGGGTTTCATCCCGGTCCAGCGCAGCCTGGCCAAGAAAGACGCGCTCAACGAGTACATCCAGCACGTGGGTTCGGCGATCTTCGCCGTGCCGCCGGGCGTCCGTGACAAGGACGACTGGTGGGGCCGGACGCTGTTCGCGTGA
- the efeU gene encoding iron uptake transporter permease EfeU, whose amino-acid sequence MFGNYLIGLREGLEASLVVCILIAYLVKMDRRDALRPIWAGIGVAAGISLAFGAALEFGSHELSFEAQELIGGSLSIVAVGLVTWMVFWMRRTARHLKRELHGKLDQALQMGTAALVATAFMAVAREGLETALFVWASVRASSDGTQGPLIGVLLGIATAIVLGWLFYRGAVKINLAKFFTWTGGMLVIVAAGVLAYGVHDLQEAGFLGGLQNKAFDISAQIPPDSWYGTLLKGVFNFQPDPTVLQVVMWLLYVIPTLALFLSPIGFAKSAGNKEQKATHGQAGHGEAADGGTRGGDGAVADGERLRDGARRAGGRPVGDEG is encoded by the coding sequence GTGTTCGGTAATTATCTGATCGGCCTGCGCGAGGGCCTCGAGGCCAGCCTGGTCGTCTGCATCCTCATCGCGTACCTGGTGAAGATGGACCGGCGCGATGCGCTGCGCCCGATCTGGGCCGGTATCGGGGTCGCCGCCGGTATCTCACTGGCGTTCGGCGCGGCCCTCGAATTCGGCTCGCACGAGCTGTCGTTCGAGGCACAGGAACTGATCGGCGGTTCGCTGTCGATCGTCGCGGTCGGCCTCGTCACCTGGATGGTCTTCTGGATGCGGCGCACCGCGCGGCACCTGAAGCGCGAGCTGCACGGGAAGCTGGACCAGGCGCTGCAGATGGGCACGGCCGCGCTGGTCGCCACGGCCTTCATGGCCGTGGCCCGGGAGGGCCTGGAGACGGCACTGTTCGTCTGGGCCTCGGTACGGGCGTCCAGCGACGGTACGCAGGGGCCGCTGATCGGCGTGCTGCTCGGCATCGCCACCGCGATCGTGCTGGGCTGGCTGTTCTACCGCGGCGCGGTGAAGATCAACCTGGCGAAGTTCTTCACCTGGACCGGCGGCATGCTGGTGATCGTCGCGGCGGGCGTGCTCGCCTACGGCGTCCACGACCTGCAGGAGGCCGGGTTCCTCGGCGGGCTGCAGAACAAGGCCTTCGACATCAGCGCGCAGATCCCGCCGGACAGCTGGTACGGCACGCTGCTGAAGGGCGTCTTCAACTTCCAGCCCGACCCGACGGTCCTTCAGGTCGTGATGTGGCTGCTGTATGTGATCCCCACGCTCGCCCTGTTCCTCTCCCCGATAGGGTTCGCCAAGTCGGCGGGGAACAAGGAGCAGAAGGCGACCCATGGGCAGGCTGGGCACGGCGAGGCGGCTGACGGCGGCACTCGGGGCGGCGACGGTGCTGTCGCTGACGGCGAGCGGCTGCGTGACGGTGCACGGCGAGCGGGCGGTCGTCCCGTCGGCGACGAAGGCTGA
- a CDS encoding bifunctional DNA primase/polymerase, with product MGVEFGRSRGAESRLSRWLRRRPKDAADEASGRSALLLATAAAGLPLAPAAYPAGYRCSCERIGCPTPARHPVSFAWQTQSTTDPAQIERWALAQPEANFITATGMVHDVLDVPLRAGRDALERLLASGVEVGPVAESGDERMLFFTATRGTPEDEDEWWPCELDCHPETMDEHPGLRWHCRGSYVLVPPARLPNDLTVDWVRGPEHPLPDPLTLLEALTDACARHAVEDEGLEAHSVAWPLRR from the coding sequence ATGGGCGTAGAGTTCGGCCGCTCCCGCGGTGCGGAGAGCAGACTGTCCCGATGGCTGCGCAGGCGTCCGAAGGACGCGGCCGATGAGGCGTCCGGCCGTTCGGCTCTGCTCCTGGCCACGGCCGCCGCCGGGCTGCCGCTCGCCCCCGCCGCGTATCCCGCCGGCTATCGATGTTCCTGTGAGCGCATCGGCTGTCCCACGCCCGCGCGCCATCCGGTGTCGTTCGCGTGGCAGACCCAGTCGACGACCGACCCGGCACAGATCGAGCGCTGGGCCCTGGCTCAGCCCGAGGCCAACTTCATCACCGCGACCGGCATGGTGCACGACGTCCTGGACGTCCCGCTGCGTGCCGGTCGCGACGCGTTGGAGCGGCTTCTCGCGTCCGGCGTCGAGGTCGGCCCGGTCGCCGAGTCCGGCGACGAGCGGATGCTGTTCTTCACCGCCACCCGGGGCACGCCCGAGGACGAGGACGAGTGGTGGCCCTGCGAGCTGGACTGCCACCCCGAGACGATGGACGAGCATCCGGGGCTGCGCTGGCACTGCCGCGGCAGCTATGTGCTCGTGCCGCCGGCACGGCTGCCCAATGATCTGACGGTGGACTGGGTCCGCGGCCCGGAGCATCCGCTGCCGGACCCGCTGACGCTGCTGGAGGCCCTGACCGACGCGTGTGCCCGCCACGCGGTCGAGGACGAGGGCCTGGAGGCGCACTCGGTCGCCTGGCCGCTGCGCAGGTGA
- the ddaH gene encoding dimethylargininase codes for MTHEPREPRVARPRRYLMCPPAHFEVTYSINPWMDPSKPVDLPLALAQWEELRDRYRSLGHTVETLEPRPGLPDMVYAANGATVVDGRVFGARFAHPQRSAEALAHLDWFRAHGYTDIHEPAHINEGEGDFAVTSALVLAGRGFRSSPLSHGEVQEFFGRPVIGLDLVDPRYYHLDTALCVLDDTTGEIMYYPEAFSPGSRAVLAQLFPDALVVGPKDAAALGLNAVSDGLHVLLPQGAVGLFDPLRDRGFEPVGVDLGELLKGGGSVKCCTQELRG; via the coding sequence TTGACGCACGAGCCTCGTGAACCGCGGGTCGCCAGACCCCGGCGCTATCTGATGTGCCCACCGGCACACTTCGAGGTCACCTATTCCATCAACCCGTGGATGGACCCCAGCAAGCCCGTCGACCTGCCGCTCGCGCTCGCCCAGTGGGAGGAGCTGCGCGACCGCTACCGCTCGCTCGGCCATACCGTCGAGACCCTCGAGCCGCGGCCCGGGCTGCCCGACATGGTCTACGCCGCCAACGGCGCCACCGTCGTCGACGGCCGGGTGTTCGGCGCCCGCTTCGCCCACCCCCAGCGGAGCGCGGAGGCCCTCGCCCACCTGGACTGGTTCCGCGCCCACGGCTACACCGACATCCATGAGCCCGCCCACATCAACGAGGGCGAGGGCGATTTCGCGGTCACCTCGGCCCTCGTACTGGCCGGGCGGGGATTTCGCTCCAGCCCCCTCTCGCACGGCGAGGTACAGGAGTTCTTCGGCCGTCCGGTGATCGGGCTCGACCTGGTGGACCCCCGCTACTACCACCTGGACACGGCGCTGTGCGTCCTCGACGACACGACCGGCGAGATCATGTACTACCCGGAGGCCTTCTCTCCCGGCAGCCGGGCCGTTCTCGCCCAGCTCTTCCCCGACGCGCTCGTCGTCGGCCCCAAGGACGCCGCGGCGCTCGGCCTCAACGCGGTGAGCGACGGCCTCCATGTACTGCTGCCGCAGGGTGCGGTGGGGCTGTTCGACCCGTTGCGTGACCGCGGCTTCGAGCCGGTCGGCGTCGACCTGGGCGAGCTCCTCAAGGGCGGCGGCAGCGTGAAGTGCTGCACACAGGAGCTCCGCGGCTGA
- a CDS encoding small ribosomal subunit Rsm22 family protein — MNATPVPTAEALREALAGLLDGLPPKQAAQAVDRLIANYRGTVPTDAPVLRDRSDVAAYAAYRMPATFEAVRSALAALRDAAPDWVPATHTDIGGGTGAASWAVAEAWPEGKHRTSVLDWAEPALALGRELAAASGSPALRGAEWRRARIGSALTLESTDLVTMSYVLNELTEDDRRSVVDAAARAAQAVVIVEAGTPDGYRRVIDARDRLIAAGLWVAAPCPHSGTCPIVPGADWCHFSARVSRSSLHRQIKGGSLAYEDEKFSYVAAVRFDAEPAAARVVRKPQIRKGQVLLDLCTAEDALRGETVTKRHGPLYRAARDTSWGDAWPPAEA; from the coding sequence GTGAACGCCACTCCCGTCCCCACCGCCGAAGCACTGCGCGAAGCCCTCGCCGGGCTCCTCGACGGGCTGCCCCCCAAACAGGCCGCGCAGGCCGTCGATCGGCTGATCGCCAACTACCGGGGGACCGTTCCCACCGACGCCCCGGTGCTGCGCGACCGTTCCGATGTCGCCGCCTACGCGGCGTACCGAATGCCCGCGACCTTCGAGGCGGTACGTTCCGCGCTGGCCGCCCTCAGGGACGCGGCTCCCGACTGGGTGCCGGCCACGCACACGGACATCGGCGGCGGCACGGGCGCGGCGAGCTGGGCGGTCGCCGAGGCATGGCCGGAGGGCAAGCACCGCACCAGCGTCCTGGACTGGGCGGAGCCCGCCCTGGCGCTGGGGCGCGAGCTGGCCGCGGCCTCCGGTTCGCCCGCACTGCGCGGCGCGGAGTGGCGGCGCGCTCGTATCGGATCGGCGCTCACACTGGAGAGCACCGATCTCGTCACGATGTCCTACGTCCTGAACGAGCTCACCGAGGACGACCGGCGGTCGGTGGTCGACGCCGCCGCGCGGGCCGCGCAGGCCGTCGTGATCGTCGAAGCCGGCACCCCCGACGGCTACCGGCGCGTCATCGACGCCCGTGACCGGCTGATCGCCGCGGGGCTGTGGGTCGCCGCACCCTGCCCGCACAGCGGGACCTGCCCGATCGTGCCCGGTGCCGACTGGTGCCACTTCTCGGCGCGGGTCAGCCGCTCCTCGCTGCACCGGCAGATCAAGGGCGGCTCGCTGGCGTACGAGGACGAGAAGTTCAGCTACGTCGCCGCGGTGCGCTTCGACGCGGAGCCGGCCGCCGCCCGGGTCGTACGCAAGCCCCAGATCCGCAAGGGCCAGGTGCTGCTGGACCTGTGCACGGCGGAGGACGCCCTGCGCGGTGAGACCGTGACCAAGCGCCACGGTCCCCTCTACCGCGCGGCCCGCGACACGTCGTGGGGCGATGCGTGGCCCCCGGCGGAGGCCTGA
- a CDS encoding alkaline phosphatase D family protein: MTQHSLELREAARRIGRRGFLTGTGAAAALAFAVGIPGAGAAQAAELDGAQLTEDPFTLGVASGDPLPDSVLIWTRLAPRPFEPGSGLPRERVAVRWELAHDERFTRIARRGNAWAHPEFDHSVRAEIEGLEADRVYFYRFRAGEWISPVGRTRTAPGRGVANSELRIGAVSCQAYHDGYFTAYRHLADEDLAAVFHLGDYLYEYAVNATGGARAYTDRRLPSHFNRETITLEDYRLRYGLYKSDPDLIAAHAAHPFVVTWDDHETENNYAGDTPENGVPPEEFLLRRAAAYRAYWENQPLRMPQRPEGPDMRLYRRLHFGRLAQFDILDTRQYRSDQAYGDGWQVPGPESEDPARTMTGAEQEAWLLDGWRRSHALWNVVPQQVVFAQRRNVPTPDFKLSMDAWDGYPASRERVLAGAAAAGVENLMVLTGDVHVSYGLDLKENFDDPASRTIGTEIVATSINSGKDGSDRPPNYNNLTSANPHMKYYNGRRGYVTITLGTEAARADFRTVAKVTTPGAAVTTAASFVTEVGDPGLKPA; this comes from the coding sequence ATGACCCAGCACTCACTCGAACTCCGGGAAGCCGCACGGCGCATCGGCCGTCGTGGATTCCTCACCGGCACCGGAGCCGCCGCGGCGCTCGCGTTCGCCGTCGGCATTCCGGGTGCGGGGGCCGCGCAGGCGGCCGAGCTGGACGGTGCGCAGCTCACCGAGGACCCGTTCACGCTGGGCGTCGCCTCCGGTGACCCGCTGCCCGATTCGGTGCTGATCTGGACCAGGCTCGCACCCCGCCCGTTCGAGCCGGGCAGCGGCCTGCCGAGGGAGCGGGTCGCGGTCCGCTGGGAGCTGGCCCACGACGAGCGGTTCACCCGGATCGCGCGGCGGGGCAATGCCTGGGCGCACCCCGAGTTCGATCACAGCGTGCGCGCAGAGATCGAGGGGCTCGAGGCGGACCGGGTCTACTTCTACCGCTTCCGCGCGGGCGAGTGGATCAGCCCGGTGGGCCGGACCCGCACCGCGCCGGGCCGTGGCGTCGCGAACAGCGAACTGCGGATCGGCGCGGTCTCCTGCCAGGCGTATCACGACGGGTACTTCACCGCGTACCGCCACCTCGCCGACGAGGATCTCGCCGCGGTCTTCCATCTGGGCGACTACCTCTACGAGTACGCCGTGAACGCGACCGGCGGCGCCCGCGCCTACACGGACCGGCGCCTCCCCTCCCACTTCAACCGCGAGACGATCACGCTCGAGGACTACCGGCTGCGCTACGGCCTCTACAAGTCCGACCCCGACCTGATCGCCGCGCACGCCGCGCACCCCTTCGTCGTCACCTGGGACGACCACGAGACCGAGAACAACTACGCCGGCGACACCCCGGAGAACGGCGTTCCGCCGGAGGAGTTCCTGCTCCGCCGGGCCGCCGCCTACCGGGCGTACTGGGAGAACCAGCCGCTGCGCATGCCGCAGCGCCCCGAGGGCCCGGACATGCGGCTCTACCGCAGGCTGCACTTCGGGCGCCTGGCGCAGTTCGACATCCTCGACACCCGTCAGTACCGCTCCGACCAGGCCTACGGCGACGGTTGGCAGGTCCCCGGCCCGGAGTCCGAGGACCCGGCCCGCACCATGACCGGTGCCGAGCAGGAGGCCTGGCTGCTGGACGGCTGGCGGCGCTCCCACGCGCTGTGGAACGTCGTGCCGCAGCAGGTCGTGTTCGCGCAGCGGCGCAATGTCCCGACGCCCGACTTCAAGCTGAGCATGGACGCCTGGGACGGCTACCCGGCCTCCCGTGAGCGCGTGCTCGCCGGGGCGGCGGCCGCGGGCGTCGAGAACCTGATGGTGCTCACCGGTGATGTGCATGTCTCGTACGGTCTGGACCTGAAGGAGAACTTCGACGACCCGGCGTCCCGCACGATCGGCACCGAGATCGTGGCCACCTCCATCAACAGCGGCAAGGACGGCTCGGACCGGCCCCCGAACTACAACAATCTGACCAGCGCCAACCCGCACATGAAGTACTACAACGGGCGACGCGGCTATGTGACGATCACTCTCGGTACCGAGGCGGCCCGCGCCGACTTCCGTACCGTGGCCAAGGTCACGACGCCGGGCGCGGCCGTCACCACCGCCGCGTCGTTCGTGACGGAGGTCGGCGACCCCGGTCTGAAGCCCGCCTGA
- a CDS encoding PhzF family phenazine biosynthesis isomerase: MTDVLRYTAFSSDPKGGNPAGVVLDASGLDDEAMLGIAAELGYSETAFLTERTGEHGYVIRYFSPKAEVPFCGHATVATAIALAERNGPGDLIFTTPAGTVPVTVTEEGGTLRATLTSVEPQVEKAEEADVAEALAALGWPAADLDPTLPPRIAYAGARHLVLGAATRARLADLSYDFDRLTALMHRLDLTTLQLVRRESDDVFHVRDPFPVGGVVEDPATGAAAAAFGAYARELGLVPEESVLTLHQGEDMGRPGILTVELRTGDPRVRVSGAGTRIPDGD; the protein is encoded by the coding sequence ATGACCGACGTGCTGCGTTACACCGCCTTCTCGTCCGATCCGAAGGGCGGCAACCCCGCCGGAGTCGTCCTGGACGCTTCCGGACTGGACGACGAGGCGATGCTGGGCATCGCCGCCGAGCTCGGCTACAGCGAAACGGCGTTCCTCACGGAGCGGACCGGCGAACATGGTTACGTCATCCGGTACTTCAGCCCGAAAGCCGAGGTGCCCTTCTGCGGGCACGCCACCGTCGCCACGGCCATCGCACTGGCCGAGCGCAACGGCCCCGGTGATCTGATCTTCACGACGCCCGCCGGAACTGTTCCGGTGACCGTCACCGAGGAGGGCGGCACCCTGCGGGCCACCCTCACCAGCGTCGAGCCGCAGGTCGAGAAGGCCGAGGAGGCCGACGTCGCCGAGGCCCTGGCCGCCCTCGGCTGGCCGGCCGCCGACCTCGACCCCACGCTGCCGCCCCGGATCGCCTACGCGGGCGCCCGTCATCTGGTCCTCGGCGCCGCGACCCGAGCCCGGCTGGCAGATCTCTCCTACGACTTCGACCGGCTCACCGCCCTCATGCACCGGCTCGACCTGACCACGCTCCAGCTCGTCCGGCGCGAGTCGGACGATGTCTTCCATGTCCGCGACCCGTTCCCGGTGGGCGGGGTCGTCGAGGACCCGGCGACGGGCGCGGCGGCCGCCGCCTTCGGCGCGTACGCACGTGAACTGGGCCTCGTCCCCGAGGAGTCGGTGCTCACCCTCCACCAGGGCGAGGACATGGGCCGCCCGGGCATACTGACCGTGGAGCTGCGCACGGGCGACCCCCGGGTCCGCGTCAGCGGCGCGGGTACGCGCATCCCGGACGGGGACTGA
- a CDS encoding type II toxin-antitoxin system VapC family toxin produces MSGTWVLDSEALSLYLRADRGMTALLAAAAKRDVRVVVSAVTLVEADPNGVHAARMSWVLSRLVVEPVTKEIATHAVELLRDAGGLSGHKYAIDSMVAATALRASGPVTVLTSDTEDMVMLCGRHVTVVKV; encoded by the coding sequence GTGAGTGGCACATGGGTGCTCGACAGTGAGGCCCTATCGCTTTATCTCCGGGCCGACAGGGGGATGACGGCACTCCTGGCCGCTGCCGCCAAGCGGGACGTCAGGGTTGTCGTCAGCGCGGTGACCCTGGTCGAGGCAGACCCGAACGGAGTACACGCGGCGCGCATGTCCTGGGTGCTCTCCCGGCTCGTGGTGGAACCAGTGACGAAGGAGATCGCGACCCATGCCGTCGAGCTGCTCCGGGACGCCGGGGGGCTGTCAGGCCACAAGTACGCCATCGACTCCATGGTCGCGGCCACCGCTCTGCGCGCATCCGGACCGGTGACCGTACTGACCTCGGACACCGAGGACATGGTGATGCTCTGTGGCAGACATGTGACCGTCGTCAAGGTCTGA
- a CDS encoding Uma2 family endonuclease, which produces MTAVAHEPLVQADVLLEGFLALDTPEGFRAELIEGEIVVTPPPDGDHEDYINLIMKQVIRQSRTEMDFSGNKGLKLKGAPDCPKDHVIPDGTFAPTELRLFRGADSWMPCDGVALVVEVTSTRPDTDRDTKRRCYARGEVPLYLLVDRGASSLTLFSEPEEGDYLQRRSIHFGKVLPLPEPFGFELDTADFV; this is translated from the coding sequence ATGACTGCTGTGGCGCATGAACCGCTTGTGCAGGCGGACGTCCTGCTGGAGGGCTTCCTGGCGCTGGACACGCCGGAGGGTTTCCGGGCCGAGTTGATCGAGGGGGAGATCGTTGTGACACCGCCGCCGGACGGGGACCACGAGGACTACATCAACCTGATCATGAAGCAGGTGATCAGGCAGTCCCGCACCGAGATGGACTTCTCAGGAAACAAGGGCCTGAAGCTGAAGGGCGCTCCCGACTGTCCAAAGGACCACGTCATCCCCGACGGCACCTTCGCCCCCACGGAGCTGCGACTGTTCCGCGGGGCCGACTCCTGGATGCCCTGCGACGGAGTGGCTCTGGTCGTGGAGGTGACCTCCACCCGCCCGGACACCGACCGTGACACCAAGCGCCGCTGCTACGCACGGGGCGAGGTCCCCCTCTATCTGCTCGTCGACCGCGGTGCGTCGTCCCTGACGCTCTTCAGCGAGCCCGAGGAGGGCGACTACCTGCAGCGGCGTTCGATCCACTTCGGCAAGGTGCTCCCCCTGCCGGAACCGTTCGGCTTCGAGCTCGACACCGCGGACTTCGTCTGA